From the genome of Streptomyces spinoverrucosus:
GCGGCTCGTTCAAAGCCCACTTCTGGGCTGGGGAACGCTGGGAGTCCGCTCGCGACCACGTTGATTCCCAACTGCGCGCCGAGTTGGACACCTTGCTTCTCGGACTGATCTGGAACGGGCTGGACGGAGAGGCGGAGCACGTCGACTTCGGCTTCTTCAGCGACGACGGCCCCGGTTTCTACGGCGTACTGCTAGCACGAGCACCGGACAACGTACGGAAACTGGCGGGTACTTGGGAGCGAGTACGGCCCCGCCTGGACGGCGTGGAGCAGGCCTTCACCGAACACGCCGCGCTTTCCCATGGCTGGGTGCACGACTTCCGCGCGTTCAAAGCCCTGCTGGAGGAGTGGGGCTACGTCCTGACCGAAGCCGCCCGGCGAGGCTGGTGCGTTGTGGGGCTCAGCGAATAAGCCAGAAATCACCCGGAATGCCCGAAGCTATCGGGGTCACACGGGACCACACGGGATCACCCGGAATCACGGCGACGTGCCCTCACGTCACCCGCAACCCCACCTTCACCAACAGCCCCTCCCGACTGACCAACAGCTCCGGCACGTCCTCCTCGTAGAACCTCACCTGCCCGAAGCCCCCCGGCCACCGCACATGAGCGGCCAGGACCCCCAGCAGCGCATCGAGCTCCGGCAGGAGCTCCGCGTGGATCTCCTGCGTGCGGTCAGCGCCCAGTGGCCGTCGGGAGCCTGGAGCAGCTCGCCGCTCAGGACGCCGCCGATCTTCGCGGCGGGCCCGCGCTCCGCGAGGAGAGGGAACAGCTCCGGCGAGGCGTCGACCGGTTCCGTCCCGCCGAGGCCGAGGTGTCATCGCAGCACGTCGAGCACATCGCCCGGAACCGTCGGCGAGAGATCGAGCGCCAGCTCAACAGCGAACATGTCAGCCATGACGGAAGTCCAGGTCCGCGAAAAACAGAGCCTCCCCCCACTGTCACCCCCCACCGGTACCGTCGGATCATGTCCACCCAGTCCGCACCCGCCCCCGACGAACGACGACTCGCCGTCCTCGAAGGCGTCCTCGAACGGATCACCTACGCCAACGAGGAGAACGGCTACACGGTCGCCCGCGTCGACACCGGCCGAGGCGGCGGCGACCTCCTCACGGTCGTCGGCGCGCTGCTCGGCGCGCAGGTGGGGGAGTCGCTGCGGATGGAGGGAAGGTGGGGCTCCCACCCGCAGTACGGCAAGCAGTTCACCGTCGAGAACTACACGACCGTCCTCCCGGCCACCGTCCAGGGCATCCGCCGCTACCTCGGCTCCGGGCTGGTCAAGGGCATCGGACCGGTCTTCGCCGACCGGATCACACAGCACTTCGGGCTCGACACCCTCACGATCATCGAGGAGGAGCCCAAGCGCCTCATCGAGGTCCCCGGCCTCGGCCCCAAGCGGACCAAGAAGATCGCCGACGCCTGGGAGGAGCAGAAGGCCATCAAGGAGGTCATGCTCTTCCTCCAGACCGTCGAGGTGTCCACCTCCGTCGCCGTGCGCATCTACAAGAAGTACGGCGACGCCTCCATCTCCGTCGTGAAGAACCAGCCGTACCGCCTCGCCGCCGACGTCTGGGGCATCGGCTTCCTCACCGCCGACAAGATCGCCCAGTCCGTCGGCATCCCGCACGACAGCCCGGAGCGCGTCAAGGCGGGCCTGCAGTACGCCCTTTCACAGTCGACGGACCAGGGGCACTGCTTCCTGCCCGAGGAGCGGCTCATCGCCGACGCCGTCAAACTGCTCCAGGTCGACACGGGCCTCGTCATCGAGTGCCTCGCCGAGCTGGCCGCGCCCGCCGAGGACGGCGAGGACCCCGGTGTCGTACGGGAAAAGGTCCCCGGCCCCGAGGACGGCGAGCCCGTCACCGCCGTCTACCTCGTCCCCTTCCACCGCGCCGAACTCTCCCTCTCCGCCCAGCTCCTGCGTCTGCTGCGTACCGGCGAGGACCGCATGCCCGGCTTCCACGACGTCGCCTGGGACAGGGCACTGGCGTGGCTGAAAGGCCGTACCGGCGCCGACCTCGCCCCCGAGCAGGAGGCCGCCGTCAAGCTGGCGCTGACGAAGAAGGTCGCGGTCCTCACCGGCGGTCCCGGTTGCGGCAAGTCCTTCACGGTGCGGTCGATCGTGGAGCTGGCCCGCGCCAAGAAGGCCAAGGTCGTCCTCGCCGCCCCGACCGGCCGTGCCGCCAAGCGCCTCGCCGAGCTCACCGGCGCCGAGGCCTCCACCGTCCACCGGCTCCTCGAACTCAAGCCCGGCGGAGACGCCGCCTACGACAAGGACCGCCCCCTCGACGCCGACCTCGTGGTCGTCGACGAGGCCTCCATGCTGGACCTCCTCCTCGCCAACAAGCTCGTCAAGGCCGTCCCGCCCGGCGCCCACCTCCTCTTCGTCGGCGACGTCGACCAGCTCCCCAGCGTCGGCGCGGGCGAGGTGCTGCGGGACCTCCTCGCCGACGGCAGCCCCGTCCCCGCCGTCCGCCTCACCCGCGTCTTCCGGCAGGCCCAGCAGTCCGGCGTGGTCACCAACGCCCACCGGATCAACGCCGGACAGCACCCCGTCACGGACGGCATGAAGGACTTCTTCCTGTTCGTCGAGGACGACACGGAGGCCGCCGGGCGGCTCACCGTGGATGTGGCGGCTCGTCGTATTCCGGCCCGGTTCGGGCTCGACCCGCGCCGGGACGTCCAGGTGCTCGCGCCCATGCACCGGGGGCCCGCCGGCGCCGGCACGCTCAACGGACTCCTCCAGCAGGCCATCACCCCGGGCCGCCCCGAGGTGCCGGAGAAGCGGTTCGGCGGTCGGGTTTTCCGCGTCGGCGACAAGGTCACCCAGATTCGCAACAATTACGAGAAGGGCAAGAACGGTGTCTTCAACGGCACCGTGGGCGTGGTCACCTCGCTCGACCCGGTCGACCAGCGCCTCACGGTACTGACGGACGAGGACGAGGAGGTTCCGTACGAATTCGACGAACTGGACGAACTGGCACACGCCTACGCGGTGACCATCCATCGTTCGCAGGGGAGTGAATACCCGGCGGTGGTCATCCCGGTGACCACGGGCGCCTGGATGATGCTCCAACGCAACCTGCTCTACACGGCGGTCACCCGCGCCAAGCGGCTGGTCGTCCTCGTCGGTTCCCGCAAGGCGATCGGCCAGGCGGTGCGCACGGTGTCGGCGGGACGCCGCTGCACGGCCCTGGACTTCAGGCTCGCGGAAAAATGATCGATCAAACGAGTCGTAAAGGTCACAGAGCACTTCCGGATGGGGAATCAACCGGGCAGGATGGCAGGTTGGCGGCACTGAGTGCCGCCTATAAGCCCAATGGTCGACCCCGAGTGCACTCTCCTGAGCCAAATGGGGGATGGTAGAGACAGTCAGGGCACCTCGAAGATGAGGCACTACGTCGGTGAGGGAAGACGTGAGCGACAACTCTGTAGTACTGCGGTACGACGGCAGCGAGTACACCTACCCGGTGATCGACAGCACCGTCGGGGACAAGGGCTTCGACATCGGAAAGCTCCGGACCCAGACCGGTCTCGTGACCCTGGACAGCGGTTACGGCAACACCGCCGCCTATAAATCCGCCATCACCTATCTGGATGGCGAGGCCGGCATCCTCCGCTACCGCGGTTACCCGATCGAGCAGCTGGCCGAGCGCTCCACCTTCCTGGAGGTGGCCTACCTGCTGATCAACGGTGAGCTGCCGACCGTCGACCAGCTCACCGGCTTCAGGAACGACATCACGCAGCACACCCTGCTGCACGAGGACGTCAAGAACTTCTACAAGGGCTTCCCCCGCGACGCCCACCCGATGGCCATGCTGTCGTCGGTCGTCTCGGCGCTGTCCACCTTCTACCAGGACAGCCACAACCCGTTCGACGAGCGGCAGCGCAACCTCTCCACCATCCGCCTGCTCGCCAAGCTCCCGACGATCGCGGCGTACGCGTACAAGAAGTCGATCGGTCACCCGTTCGTCTACCCGCGCAACGACCTCGGTTACGTCGAGAACTTCCTGCGCATGACCTTCTCGGTCCCCGCCCAGGAGTACGAGCTCGACCCGATCGTGGTCGCCGCGCTGGACAAGCTGCTGATCCTGCATGCGGACCACGAGCAGAACTGCTCGACCTCCACGGTCCGCCTGGTCGGCTCCTCGCAGGCGAACATGTTCGCCTCGATCTCCGCCGGCATCAACGCCCTGTGGGGCCCGCTGCACGGCGGCGCCAACCAGTCCGTGCTGGAGATGCTGGAGGGCATCCGCGACTCCGGCGGTGACGTCGACTCCTTCATCCGCAAGGTGAAGAACAAGGAGGACGGCGTCCGTCTGATGGGCTTCGGCCACCGGGTCTACAAGAACTTCGACCCGCGCGCCAAGATCATCAAGGCTGCCGCGCACGACGTCCTGTCCGCCCTCGGCAAGTCCGACGAACTGCTGGACATCGCGCTGAAGCTGGAGGAGCACGCGCTCTCCGACGACTACTTCGTCTCGCGCAGCCTCTACCCGAACGTCGACTTCTACACCGGTCTGATCTACCGGGCGATGGGCTTCCCGACCGAGATGTTCACGGTCCTGTTCGCCCTCGGCCGGCTGCCGGGCTGGATCGCCCAGTGGCACGAGATGATCAAGGAGCCGGGCTCCCGTATCGGCCGCCCGCGGCAGATCTACACGGGCGTCGTCGAGCGCGACTTCGTCCCGGTCGAGGAGCGCTGATCCCCCGCGGCCGCCTGACGCACAGCAGGCGGCCGCATCCAGCGGAGCACGGCACCCGCACTCCGTACTGATATGCAGAAGGCGCCCCGGTACGCCGGTCCCCCCACGGGCCGACGACCAGGGCGCCTTCCCATGTCCCGGTGCGGATTCCCCCCACGGGATCCGGCCGGGCGTCTGTGAGGACCAGCGCCTGAATCGCTGTTACTGCATATCGCGGTACTGCGGTGCTGCCGCTGCGGTCTGCCGGGACAGCGCACGCTGGGAGGGCCGCTCAAAGCTTCCCGGTGTACGTGTCCCGGCAACGCATCTCTGAGGAAGTCCCCCAAGACATCCCCAGATGCCAGGCGGCGCCCCCCAAGACGCCCTCTGACATCGCCAACTTAGACCTTCGAACCCCTTCGATGGTTACGTTCACATCACTGTGATCTGCGTCTCTTGCATATGTCCCGTTAGATACGCAAGAGGCCCGATACGAAGAACGGGGCTCAAGCGTAAGGATGATGCGCGAGCCTTGTGAAGAGCTTATGTGAGGCTCGCGTCGGACTGAAGGGGATCCAGCCTTTTCAGTGGAACGTCCGGGCTCGAACGTCCGGGCTCAGCGAAACGCCCGCAGTCGCAAACTGTTCGTCACGACGAACACGGACGACAGGGCCATCGCCGCTCCCGCGATCATCGGGTTCAGCAGGCCCGCGGCGGCCAGCGGCAGCGCGGCCACGTTGTAGCCGAAGGCCCACACGAGGTTGCCCTTGATCGTGGTGAGCGTCCGGCGGGACAGCCGGATCGCGTCCGCCGCCACCCGGAGATCCCCGCGGACGAGGGTCAGGTCGCCCGCCTCGATCGCCGCGTCGGTGCCCGTACCCATCGCGAGGCCCAGATCGGCGGTGGCGAGCGCGGCCGCGTCGTTGACGCCGTCCCCGACCATGGCGACCGTCCGCCCCTCGGCCTGCAGCCGTCGTACCACCCCGACCTTGTCCTCGGGCAGCACCTCGGCGATCACCTGATCGATCCCGACGGTCTCCGCCACCGCCTCGGCCACCCGCCGGTTGTCCCCGGTCAGCAGCACCGGCGTGAGCCCCAGCGCGCGCAACTCGCGCACGGCCTGCGCGCTGGTCTCCTTCACGGCGTCCGCGACCGCGAGCACCCCGCGCGCGACCCCGTCCCAGCCGACCACGACGGCCGTACGACCGCTGCTCT
Proteins encoded in this window:
- the recD2 gene encoding SF1B family DNA helicase RecD2; translated protein: MSTQSAPAPDERRLAVLEGVLERITYANEENGYTVARVDTGRGGGDLLTVVGALLGAQVGESLRMEGRWGSHPQYGKQFTVENYTTVLPATVQGIRRYLGSGLVKGIGPVFADRITQHFGLDTLTIIEEEPKRLIEVPGLGPKRTKKIADAWEEQKAIKEVMLFLQTVEVSTSVAVRIYKKYGDASISVVKNQPYRLAADVWGIGFLTADKIAQSVGIPHDSPERVKAGLQYALSQSTDQGHCFLPEERLIADAVKLLQVDTGLVIECLAELAAPAEDGEDPGVVREKVPGPEDGEPVTAVYLVPFHRAELSLSAQLLRLLRTGEDRMPGFHDVAWDRALAWLKGRTGADLAPEQEAAVKLALTKKVAVLTGGPGCGKSFTVRSIVELARAKKAKVVLAAPTGRAAKRLAELTGAEASTVHRLLELKPGGDAAYDKDRPLDADLVVVDEASMLDLLLANKLVKAVPPGAHLLFVGDVDQLPSVGAGEVLRDLLADGSPVPAVRLTRVFRQAQQSGVVTNAHRINAGQHPVTDGMKDFFLFVEDDTEAAGRLTVDVAARRIPARFGLDPRRDVQVLAPMHRGPAGAGTLNGLLQQAITPGRPEVPEKRFGGRVFRVGDKVTQIRNNYEKGKNGVFNGTVGVVTSLDPVDQRLTVLTDEDEEVPYEFDELDELAHAYAVTIHRSQGSEYPAVVIPVTTGAWMMLQRNLLYTAVTRAKRLVVLVGSRKAIGQAVRTVSAGRRCTALDFRLAEK
- a CDS encoding citrate synthase, whose translation is MSDNSVVLRYDGSEYTYPVIDSTVGDKGFDIGKLRTQTGLVTLDSGYGNTAAYKSAITYLDGEAGILRYRGYPIEQLAERSTFLEVAYLLINGELPTVDQLTGFRNDITQHTLLHEDVKNFYKGFPRDAHPMAMLSSVVSALSTFYQDSHNPFDERQRNLSTIRLLAKLPTIAAYAYKKSIGHPFVYPRNDLGYVENFLRMTFSVPAQEYELDPIVVAALDKLLILHADHEQNCSTSTVRLVGSSQANMFASISAGINALWGPLHGGANQSVLEMLEGIRDSGGDVDSFIRKVKNKEDGVRLMGFGHRVYKNFDPRAKIIKAAAHDVLSALGKSDELLDIALKLEEHALSDDYFVSRSLYPNVDFYTGLIYRAMGFPTEMFTVLFALGRLPGWIAQWHEMIKEPGSRIGRPRQIYTGVVERDFVPVEER